One window of Gilliamella sp. B3022 genomic DNA carries:
- a CDS encoding heme ABC transporter ATP-binding protein, with translation MMLTAENLTFGYANRTLINNVSLNIKSSEMVIIIGPNGAGKSTLLRLLTGYQKPVSGECYLFNKPLSQWSETQLSKIRTVMLQQSQLTFPFKVKEVVAMGRTPHGKANFEEAIQECMQQTDCLKLADRDYRSLSGGEQQRVQLARVLAQLWQPEPTEKLLFLDEPTSALDLYHQQHTLRLLKQLVCKQKLAVCCILHDLNLAALYADKIILIHQGKIVEQGAPAEVLTVKKIHQWYGVELGIFNHPNHSSVPQIYLNL, from the coding sequence ATGATGTTAACTGCTGAAAATTTGACTTTTGGTTATGCTAATCGCACTTTAATTAATAATGTGTCTTTAAATATAAAATCCAGTGAAATGGTCATTATCATCGGTCCTAATGGTGCCGGTAAATCAACACTATTACGATTGTTAACAGGTTATCAAAAGCCAGTTTCAGGTGAGTGTTACTTATTCAATAAACCATTATCACAATGGTCTGAAACACAATTATCTAAAATTAGAACTGTTATGTTGCAACAAAGCCAATTAACTTTTCCATTTAAGGTGAAAGAAGTAGTGGCAATGGGACGCACTCCTCATGGTAAGGCTAATTTTGAGGAAGCAATACAAGAATGTATGCAACAAACAGATTGTTTAAAACTGGCTGATCGTGACTATCGTAGTTTGTCAGGGGGGGAACAGCAACGAGTACAATTGGCGCGTGTATTAGCGCAGTTATGGCAACCTGAACCTACAGAAAAATTACTATTTTTGGATGAACCGACATCTGCTCTTGATTTATATCATCAACAACATACGTTAAGATTATTGAAACAATTAGTTTGCAAACAAAAATTAGCAGTTTGTTGTATTTTGCATGATCTTAATCTCGCCGCATTATATGCGGATAAAATTATATTAATTCATCAAGGAAAAATTGTTGAGCAAGGGGCGCCCGCGGAGGTGTTAACGGTTAAAAAAATTCATCAATGGTATGGTGTTGAATTAGGAATTTTTAATCATCCTAATCATTCGTCGGTACCTCAAATATATTTAAACCTTTAA
- the hutX gene encoding heme utilization cystosolic carrier protein HutX has translation MTDKLSLLDNLTAYMKTDPEELLEKIAQDYHVTLTQVIQALPEAKIVDGSNFDTIWEEVSTWGDVLFLVHTGDVIAEISGELPSGTHSQKYFNLRHQKGLSGHIKAEHCQYIAFIERKFMKMSTASIIFLNHTGQAMFKIFVGRDEKHQLKTDQLDKFRTLAKKIN, from the coding sequence ATGACAGATAAACTAAGCCTTTTAGATAATTTAACCGCTTATATGAAAACTGATCCAGAGGAGCTATTAGAAAAAATTGCTCAAGATTATCATGTTACATTAACACAAGTTATTCAAGCTTTACCTGAAGCGAAAATTGTTGATGGAAGTAATTTTGATACCATTTGGGAAGAAGTTTCAACATGGGGAGATGTGCTATTTTTAGTTCATACTGGAGATGTAATCGCTGAAATTTCTGGCGAATTACCATCAGGAACTCATAGCCAAAAATACTTTAACCTTCGTCATCAAAAAGGATTAAGTGGTCATATCAAAGCTGAACATTGTCAATATATTGCTTTTATTGAACGTAAATTTATGAAGATGTCCACAGCTTCAATAATATTCTTAAATCATACAGGACAAGCAATGTTTAAAATTTTTGTTGGTCGTGACGAAAAGCATCAATTAAAAACCGATCAATTAGACAAATTCCGTACTTTAGCAAAAAAAATTAATTAA
- the hutW gene encoding heme anaerobic degradation radical SAM methyltransferase ChuW/HutW: MKSLDVSTFFAQNATLPFKDRWAVMPLQASIPLSPHEVDSQWNAIQSTPLKGKKRLIYIHIPFCDIHCQFCGFYQNPLRKFNTETYINYLIKEISLEISKTAMQSAPIHAIYIGGGTPSALAAGQIGRVIRYIKQHAPLAPDCEITVEGRISDFDDERVDSYIEAGANRFSIGIQTFNTDIRQRLGRESNEQQIIRSFERIAARDSVALVCDLMFGLPNQTTETWQRDLEIVNELSLDGVDLYSLNLLPTTPLAKGVENKRIKIPSITDKCNFYHQGAEFLAKQGWVHLTNAHWAKNSRERNLYNFLIKQGSHFFAFGSCAGGRLGGQSFMIHRDLNQYYAQLDEGKKPIMMLTGKPVIGEWLYRLQAGIEKGRIDLTQLTEQYDLLKPLIKQWQQVGLLESEDYCMQLTLSGRFWSSNIVQALQQLLLQLNNPEYIEIQKQMAQARQAMNSHPAMARSNTERTKHSHQIS; encoded by the coding sequence ATGAAATCATTAGATGTCAGCACTTTTTTTGCTCAAAACGCTACTTTGCCTTTTAAAGACCGCTGGGCTGTTATGCCTTTGCAAGCAAGTATTCCATTATCACCTCATGAAGTTGACTCTCAGTGGAACGCGATTCAATCAACCCCTCTAAAGGGAAAAAAAAGGTTAATTTATATTCATATTCCTTTTTGTGATATCCATTGCCAATTTTGTGGTTTTTACCAAAATCCATTAAGAAAATTTAATACTGAAACTTATATTAATTATTTAATTAAAGAAATATCGCTAGAAATCAGTAAAACCGCAATGCAATCTGCACCTATTCATGCTATTTATATTGGAGGAGGAACGCCCTCAGCTTTGGCAGCGGGACAAATAGGGCGCGTTATTCGCTATATAAAACAACATGCACCTTTAGCACCTGATTGTGAAATTACGGTTGAAGGCCGTATTTCTGACTTTGATGATGAACGTGTTGATAGTTATATTGAAGCGGGAGCGAATCGATTTTCAATCGGTATCCAAACCTTTAATACTGATATTCGACAACGGTTAGGTCGTGAATCCAATGAGCAACAAATTATTAGAAGCTTTGAACGTATTGCTGCTCGTGATAGTGTGGCTTTAGTTTGTGATTTAATGTTCGGTTTACCAAATCAAACTACTGAGACTTGGCAACGTGATTTAGAAATTGTCAATGAATTGTCATTAGATGGTGTAGATTTGTATTCACTTAATCTTCTACCAACTACCCCCTTGGCTAAAGGTGTTGAAAATAAGCGTATTAAAATCCCGTCAATTACCGATAAATGTAATTTTTATCATCAAGGTGCAGAATTTTTAGCTAAACAAGGTTGGGTACATTTGACCAATGCACACTGGGCTAAAAATAGTCGTGAACGAAATTTGTATAACTTTTTAATTAAGCAAGGTTCTCATTTTTTTGCATTTGGGTCTTGTGCTGGTGGGCGATTAGGCGGTCAGTCATTTATGATTCATCGTGATTTAAATCAATATTATGCTCAACTTGATGAGGGTAAAAAACCAATTATGATGCTCACTGGTAAACCAGTGATAGGCGAATGGCTTTATCGATTACAAGCAGGGATTGAAAAAGGGCGCATTGATTTAACTCAACTCACTGAGCAATATGATCTCTTGAAACCGCTAATTAAGCAATGGCAACAAGTTGGGCTCTTGGAAAGCGAAGATTATTGTATGCAACTAACTTTATCTGGACGTTTTTGGTCAAGCAATATAGTTCAAGCACTGCAACAGTTATTGCTACAGCTTAATAATCCCGAATATATTGAAATACAGAAACAAATGGCTCAAGCGAGACAAGCTATGAATAGTCATCCAGCAATGGCTAGATCAAATACTGAAAGAACGAAACATTCACATCAAATTTCATAA
- the zntB gene encoding zinc transporter ZntB, whose product MGLVMINENSDCSILVSDLLAAQPVFSCQLDGKGKANALSDKTQASKTQPYWIHLDFANSKTINWINQTKLIPDLVKNELIKPNQFPKEIRCDSGILVVLKGVNFTPNELPDPIVTFRFYITDNLVISTRHQKIDAIIKLKENLEKGIGPVDVADWLIQLSELICEQANLSFDGVHNKIIKLEDLLLNQRVFSHKEIGRVRKQLFILRRLLSPQRDIFVKISTERISWIDDNDRQRLHDISNQQNHYVSEIDSCLIRIGSVMEQINSILAESTNKRIYLMSLFTIIFTPITFITSLLGVNLAGIPFNEKEWSFIGLILLLIVISIASVLWLKLKKWW is encoded by the coding sequence ATGGGGCTAGTAATGATTAACGAAAATAGTGATTGTTCTATTCTGGTTTCCGATCTCCTTGCAGCACAACCTGTTTTTAGTTGCCAATTGGATGGAAAAGGCAAGGCTAATGCTTTGAGTGATAAAACTCAAGCTTCAAAGACCCAACCTTATTGGATACATCTTGATTTTGCTAACAGCAAAACAATCAATTGGATCAATCAAACAAAACTCATTCCTGATCTTGTCAAAAATGAGTTGATAAAGCCAAATCAATTTCCAAAAGAAATTCGCTGCGATTCTGGGATTTTAGTCGTACTGAAAGGCGTTAATTTCACACCCAACGAACTTCCCGATCCCATCGTCACTTTTCGATTTTATATTACGGATAATTTAGTTATCTCAACCCGACACCAAAAAATAGACGCTATTATTAAATTAAAGGAAAATTTAGAGAAAGGAATTGGTCCTGTAGATGTTGCCGATTGGTTGATTCAACTATCTGAATTAATCTGTGAACAAGCTAATTTATCATTCGATGGAGTTCATAATAAAATTATCAAATTAGAAGATCTACTTTTAAATCAGCGAGTTTTTTCTCATAAAGAAATAGGAAGAGTTCGTAAACAACTTTTCATATTACGTCGTTTACTTTCACCACAACGAGATATTTTTGTAAAAATTTCAACAGAACGAATATCTTGGATTGATGATAATGATCGCCAACGATTGCATGATATTTCAAATCAACAAAATCATTATGTTTCTGAGATTGACAGCTGCCTAATTAGAATTGGTTCAGTGATGGAGCAAATTAACAGCATTTTGGCTGAATCGACGAATAAACGTATCTATTTAATGTCGCTGTTCACCATCATATTTACACCAATTACTTTTATAACCAGCTTACTTGGGGTTAATTTGGCGGGCATCCCTTTCAATGAAAAAGAATGGTCTTTTATCGGTTTAATTTTACTGCTTATTGTTATTAGTATTGCTTCAGTATTATGGCTCAAACTCAAAAAATGGTGGTAG
- a CDS encoding NAD(P)H-binding protein, with amino-acid sequence MQTLLIFGVSPKQGTGFQIAHLVKQYHANWRCIVLVRDADFANQLTKQGFEAHVGDATDYTLVKNLCKLAGSEATIISTLGGETGNYLAQRVIIDCAEQSSIKQMVLVTSLGCGDSWSTLSERAKQAFGNAVREKSLAEVWLQTSQLNFLILRPGGLRNGEMTLKAECYYQQEVHGFIYRTDLAKMVIDKIVNQQIDNRAYSVVDPSLNITY; translated from the coding sequence ATGCAGACATTATTAATTTTTGGTGTAAGCCCTAAACAAGGTACAGGTTTTCAAATTGCTCATTTAGTTAAGCAATATCACGCGAATTGGCGTTGCATTGTATTAGTTCGTGATGCTGATTTTGCTAACCAATTGACTAAGCAAGGTTTTGAGGCTCATGTTGGAGATGCAACCGATTATACATTGGTTAAAAATCTATGCAAATTAGCTGGTAGTGAAGCCACAATTATATCAACTTTGGGCGGTGAAACGGGTAATTATTTAGCTCAACGAGTGATTATCGACTGTGCTGAACAATCTTCTATTAAACAGATGGTTCTAGTCACTTCATTAGGGTGTGGTGATTCATGGTCTACGTTGTCAGAACGTGCTAAACAAGCCTTTGGTAATGCAGTACGTGAAAAATCATTAGCAGAGGTTTGGTTGCAAACTAGCCAGTTAAACTTTTTGATTTTAAGACCAGGCGGATTACGTAATGGTGAAATGACGCTAAAAGCTGAGTGTTATTATCAGCAAGAAGTACATGGTTTTATTTATCGTACAGATTTAGCGAAAATGGTTATTGACAAAATTGTCAATCAACAGATTGACAATCGAGCTTACAGTGTAGTTGATCCTAGCTTGAACATAACCTATTAA
- a CDS encoding heme/hemin ABC transporter substrate-binding protein, whose product MKNFVTKLSLFLLIFTFNGIINTCSAQNRIVIAGGSLTEIVFALGEGDQVIGVDKSSTYPQTVTQLPQIGYWKLLNIEGILSLKPTLFITLSDAEPNNVINQVAQAKVDVLSLQRVPGTLEVLYENIEKIATKLHKTDQGQKLIEHIKSNLSQIQHKIAMHPNKTKVLFLMSMGGTNSVAGKNTTADALITIAGGENLAKHNSYKSYTAESIIAMNPDVIILNNHSILQLGGMDKIDTIPGITETSAFKNHRIVTIDDGYLFGIGPRVDEVAKILYDSFYSQ is encoded by the coding sequence ATGAAGAATTTTGTAACAAAATTAAGTCTATTTTTGTTAATTTTTACCTTTAATGGGATCATAAATACATGCTCAGCTCAGAATAGAATTGTTATTGCAGGTGGATCTTTGACCGAAATTGTTTTTGCGCTTGGTGAAGGTGATCAAGTGATCGGCGTCGATAAATCGAGCACTTATCCACAAACCGTCACCCAACTACCCCAAATTGGCTATTGGAAATTATTAAATATCGAAGGCATTTTATCTTTAAAACCAACGTTATTTATCACTTTAAGTGACGCAGAGCCCAACAATGTCATTAATCAAGTCGCTCAAGCCAAAGTTGATGTTTTATCCTTACAACGTGTTCCTGGAACCCTTGAAGTACTGTATGAAAATATTGAAAAAATAGCCACCAAATTACATAAAACCGATCAAGGACAAAAGCTCATAGAACATATTAAAAGCAATCTTTCACAAATCCAACATAAGATCGCTATGCACCCCAATAAAACCAAAGTACTTTTTTTAATGAGCATGGGAGGAACCAATTCAGTAGCGGGTAAAAACACCACAGCTGATGCTTTAATCACTATTGCTGGCGGTGAAAATCTCGCTAAACACAACAGTTATAAAAGCTACACAGCGGAATCAATCATTGCAATGAATCCTGATGTTATCATTTTAAATAACCACTCAATATTGCAACTTGGCGGGATGGATAAAATTGACACTATTCCTGGGATTACTGAAACATCAGCATTCAAAAATCATCGAATCGTTACTATCGATGATGGATACCTATTCGGTATTGGGCCTCGAGTCGATGAGGTTGCAAAAATTCTTTATGACAGCTTTTATTCTCAATAA
- a CDS encoding FecCD family ABC transporter permease — protein MRKYSHRSLLWGLFAILLALILFSANSGALKLTLDELVDMSVDDPLWNIWLNIRMPRIMLAIIVGMALAASGAVMQGLFRNPLADPGLLGISSGAALMVGFSILFPAVFPPIMIMYGKMVAAFVGSFFICLLIYLYSINSQCNLAKMVLLGVAINAVIGAIMGCLSYISDEAQLRQLSLWSMGHLGKGSWELVLVALSLIVPALLCLLKLSHQLNILQLGDEDAHYLGIKVRRIKQYLLLLSAVLIGTSVAVSGMIAFVGLVVPHMIRLRVGANHRWLLPGSALGGACLLLLADTLARTLIAPTEIPVGLFTSLIGGPYFIWLILRHK, from the coding sequence GTGCGCAAGTATAGTCATCGTTCTTTGTTGTGGGGATTATTTGCCATTCTATTGGCGCTAATTCTATTTTCTGCAAATTCTGGCGCGTTAAAACTAACCCTTGATGAATTAGTGGATATGTCGGTGGATGATCCGTTATGGAATATTTGGTTAAATATACGTATGCCACGAATAATGTTAGCTATTATTGTAGGAATGGCATTAGCGGCCTCTGGCGCAGTGATGCAAGGATTATTTCGTAATCCTTTAGCTGATCCAGGCTTACTTGGCATTAGTAGTGGTGCGGCTTTAATGGTTGGTTTCTCCATTTTGTTTCCTGCTGTTTTTCCACCGATTATGATCATGTATGGCAAAATGGTAGCAGCATTTGTTGGTAGCTTTTTTATCTGTTTGTTAATTTATCTTTATAGCATAAATTCGCAATGTAATTTGGCTAAAATGGTATTACTAGGTGTTGCAATAAATGCTGTCATTGGTGCGATTATGGGTTGTTTGAGTTATATTAGTGATGAAGCGCAATTGCGACAACTCTCTTTATGGTCCATGGGGCATTTAGGTAAGGGATCTTGGGAGTTAGTTTTGGTTGCCTTATCACTTATCGTTCCTGCTTTACTTTGTTTATTGAAGCTTTCTCATCAACTAAATATTCTCCAACTAGGTGACGAAGATGCTCATTATCTAGGTATTAAAGTGCGAAGAATTAAGCAGTATTTATTATTACTTTCTGCTGTACTGATAGGTACATCCGTCGCAGTTAGTGGCATGATTGCGTTTGTCGGTCTAGTTGTACCACATATGATTCGATTACGAGTCGGTGCCAATCATCGCTGGTTATTGCCGGGATCAGCACTGGGTGGTGCTTGTTTATTACTACTAGCAGATACCCTTGCGCGTACTTTAATTGCGCCTACCGAAATTCCAGTCGGACTTTTCACGAGTCTAATTGGTGGCCCTTATTTTATTTGGCTAATTTTAAGACATAAATAA